One Aethina tumida isolate Nest 87 chromosome 5, icAetTumi1.1, whole genome shotgun sequence genomic window carries:
- the LOC126265613 gene encoding leucine-rich repeat-containing protein 15-like, with protein sequence MFIMFIFSLWLVVISSCCTIPDIKKDENVSCGQLICSNDSRTCTVKRIVTSQLDNVLSVSGPLALSLFGESLIEPFNITLLPHELVYLKMSGYTIEDLWFIDQMPQLKVIILNTILECDENLNITNNSALTHISITRTECLSSFSLSWTNSPVELILSENKLEHFNMIGNLENLERLDLSNNQLSQIDVGINSPSLKILNVSRNSLDHFWLDCGELANKPNLEIVDYSFNNVYILPYCQNIFKKLLKFNVSHNYIYEIHVGYFAHAGNLRELDISFNNLLRIVDGTFTKLKQLTVLIMSNNKLEYLHNNVFSSLIKLEFLDVSNNKLWQFNYDFKESLTSLKTIRIENNSWICNHLFKLLNAIKSHNITHLQESSCDENVNIDFICCINIPKVVSLEIMLT encoded by the coding sequence ATGttcattatgtttatattttcactGTGGTTGGTGGTTATTTCTTCTTGTTGTACAATACCTGACATAAAGAAAGACGAAAATGTTAGTTGTGGTCAACTGATTTGTTCTAATGACAGTCGAACGTGTACAGTTAAACGAATTGTGACTTCTCAACTCGACAACGTTTTGTCTGTTAGTGGGCCTTTAGCCCTTTCCTTATTCGGTGAATCGTTAATAGAGCCTTTCAACATAACATTACTGCCACATGAACTGGTATACTTAAAGATGTCTGGCTACACGATTGAAGATTTATGGTTCATCGATCAAATGCCACAACTGAAGGTCATAATTTTGAACACCATTTTGGAATGTGATGAAAATCTGAACATCACTAATAATTCCGCCCTGACACATATATCTATAACAAGGACTGAGTGTCTGTCTTCGTTTTCCCTTTCTTGGACAAATTCGCCTGTGGAATTGATATTATCGGAAAATAAACTGGAGCATTTCAACATGATTGGGAATTTAGAGAACTTGGAGCGTTtagatttaagtaataatCAGTTGTCACAGATAGACGTCGGAATCAACTCGCCCAGTCTGAAAATACTGAACGTGAGTCGAAATTCACTGGATCACTTTTGGCTGGATTGCGGGGAACTAGCAAACAAGCCGAACTTAGAGATTGTAGATTATTCATTCAATAACGTTTACATATTGCCATACTgtcaaaacatatttaaaaagttattgaaatttaatgtaagtCACAATTACATTTACGAAATCCACGTGGGATATTTTGCCCACGCTGGAAACTTACGGGAGTTGGACATATCGTTTAACAACTTGTTGCGGATTGTGGATGGAACTTTTACGAAGCTAAAACAATTAACTGTCTTGATTATGTCTAATAATAAACTGGAATATCTTCATAACAACGTATTTTCGTCTTTGATTAAGCTGGAGTTCTTGGATGTAAGTAACAACAAGTTGTGGCAGTTCAACTACGATTTTAAAGAATCACTTACATCTCTTAAAACTATTCGGATTGAGAATAATTCTTGGATCTGCAATCATTTGTTTAAACTCTTAAATGCAATTAAATCTCATAATATTACACATTTACAAGAGTCATCGTGTGACGAAAATGTTAACATTGATTTCAtttgttgtataaatatacCCAAAGTTGTAAGTTTAGAAATTATGTTAACGTAG
- the LOC126265699 gene encoding chaoptin-like — protein sequence MILDNKHEHCSLNNNLLEIKSSDVSDLTIEKEVDSIRVQNNPKLTTVKVNLKTCTKIWFRNNAISDFQVSNMYCNRLKTLDLYNNRLRIFRRDILLNSTTKLNLGKNKLDNSIFECAFIMSMSSLNVLDLNYNMITALDMCKQPIFSNLTELLLKHNSIYDIHVGALKSAKNLMKLDLAFNKLTYLEQGTFSGTPKLKWLDLSHNQLTYLPK from the exons ATGATATTGGACAACAAACACGAACACTGTagtttaaacaacaatttattagaaataaagtcATCTGATGTATCTGATTTAACCATAGAAAAAGAAGTAGACTCAATACGAGTACAAAACAATCCGAAATTGACAACAGTAAAAGTGAATTTAAAAACCTGCACAAAAATTTGGTTTAGGAACAACGCCATTTCCGATTTCCAGGTCAGTAACATGTATTGCAACCGTTTGAAAACTTTGGACCTGTACAATAACCGATTGCGTATCTTCCGAAGAGATATACTTTTGAACTCAACCACTAAACTGAACTTGGGAAAAAACAAATTGGACAATTCCATTTTTGAGTGTGCTTTCATTATGTCAATGTCTAGTCTCAATGTTTTGGACTTGAACTACAACATGATCACCGCCTTGGACATGTGTAAACAACCGATCTTCTCCAATCTAACGGAACTACTTTTGAAGCACAACTCCATTTATGATATCCACGTGGGGGCGCTAAAATCTGCGAAAAATTTGATGAAGCTTGATTTGGCTTTCAATAAACTTACTTATTTGGAACAAGGTACATTTTCGGGTACGCCGAAGTTAAAGTGGTTGGATTTGTCGCATAATCAATTGACGTACCTCCCGAA gtaa
- the LOC109594466 gene encoding glutamate [NMDA] receptor subunit 1 gives MAKFRVCLLLLLIKLFIIKAEWSSSNPNEFNIGGVLSSNESERYFKETIDHLNFDNQYVPKGVTYYHTAILMDPNPIRTALNVCKYLISSQVYAVVVSHPLTGDLSPAAVSYTSGFYHIPVIGISSRDSAFSDKNIHVSFLRTVPPYSHQADVWVEMLKYFNYKKVIFIHSSDTDGRALLGRFQTTSQILEDDVEIKVQVESVIEFEPGLDSFEKQLKEMKTAQARVYLVYAGKHDAKVIFRDAAALNMTEAGFAWIVTEQALEADNAPEGILGLKLVNATNEKAHIRDSIYVLASALRDMNQSKEITQAPKDCDNSGSIWETGRDLFNFVRSQVLLNGETGKVAFDDQGDRINAEYNIVNVQKKKKKVVGKYFYNRENNKMHLKVDEKNIIWPGRQTTKPEGFMIPTHLKVLTIEEKPFVYVRKLQDINDNCTLEEIPCPHFNATNEMDANYCCKGYCMDLLKELSAKINFTYSLALSPDGQFGNYIIKNNTLGGKKEWTGLIGELVGEKADMIVAPLTINPERAEFIEFSKPFKYQGITILEKKPSRSSTLVSFLQPFSNTLWILVMVSVHVVALVLYLLDRFSPFGRFKLANTDGTEEDALNLSSAIWFAWGVLLNSGIGEGTPRSFSARVLGMVWAGFAMIIVASYTANLAAFLVLERPKTKLTGINDARLRNTMENLTCATVKGSSVDMYFRRQVELSNMYRTMEANNYDTAEAAIADVKQGKLMAFIWDSSRLEFEAAQDCELVTAGELFGRSGYGIGLQKGSPWSDDVTLAILDFHESGFMEALDNKWILQGNLQQCEQFEKTPNTLGLKNMAGVFILVGAGIIGGIGLIVIEMAYKKHQIKKQKRMELARHAADKWRGQVEKRKTLRASSLPQRRIKSNGVNDPATISLQVDKFQRISGPPERAWPGDTDMRQRRIEDTGVQPVPRYLPGYTGDVSHLIV, from the exons ATGGCGAAGTTTAgggtttgtttgttgttgttgttgattaaattgtttataatcaaaGCTGAATGGTCCAGTTCAAATCCAAACGAGTTTAATATTGGTGGGGTTTTGAGCAGCAATGAAAGTGAGAGATACTTTAAGGAAACAATTGAT CATTTAAACTTTGATAATCAATATGTCCCAAAAGGTGTGACATATTATCACACAGCTATTTTGATGGATCCAAATCCCATTCGCACCGCCCTAAACGTGtgcaaatatttgatttcaaGTCAG GTGTATGCTGTTGTGGTATCACACCCGTTGACGGGTGATTTATCACCAGCGGCTGTTTCTTACACCAGCGGTTTTTATCACATCCCGGTTATTGGTATTTCTTCGAGGGATTCTGCTTTTTCAGACAAA AACATTCATGTGTCATTTTTGAGGACGGTTCCACCCTACTCACATCAAGCAGACGTATGGGTGGAAATGCTCAAGTACTTCAACTACAAAAAAGTCATATTTATCCACAGTTCGGATACAGATGGTCGCGCACTCTTGGGTCGTTTCCAAACCACATCACAAATCTTAGAAGACGACGTTGAAATAAAAGTTCAAGTCGAATCGGTGATTGAGTTCGAACCGGGGCTGGACAGTTTCGAGAAACAGTTGAAGGAAATGAAGACCGCACAAGCCAGGGTTTATTTAGTTTACGCGGg TAAGCACGACGCCAAAGTTATCTTTAGAGATGCAGCAGCTTTAAACATGACCGAAGCTGGTTTTGCTTGGATTGTAACGGAACAAGCTTTGGAAGCTGATAATGCACCAGAAGGAATATTAGGTTTGAAGCTGGTTAATGCCACCAACGAAAAGGCCCATATAAGAGACAGcat ATATGTTTTAGCTTCGGCTCTTAGAGATATGAACCAAAGCAAAGAGATAACTCAAGCTCCCAAAGATTGTGATAATTCCGGTTCAATTTGGGAAACTGGCAgggatttgtttaattttgtcaggTCTCAGGTTTTGTTAAATGGTGAAACTGGGAAAGTTGCTTTTGATGATCAAGGTGACAGGATTAATGCTGAGTACAATATCGTTAATGTgcaaaagaagaagaaaaaagttgttggaaaatatttttataacaga GAAAACAACAAAATGCACCTGAAAGTAgacgaaaaaaatattatttggccTGGCAGGCAAACCACAAAACCTGAAGGTTTCATGATACCTACCCATTTGAAAGTGTTGACCATAGAAGAAAAGCCTTTTGTTTACGTGCGAAAATTGCAGGATATCAACGACAACTGCACTTTGGAAGAAATTCCTTGCCCCCATTTCAACGCCACCAACGAAA TGGACGCAAACTATTGTTGCAAAGGTTACTGCATGGACTTGCTGAAGGAACTGTCTGCTAAGATCAACTTCACCTACAGCTTAGCCTTATCGCCAGACGGGCAATTCGGCaactacataataaaaaacaacacgCTAGGCGGCAAAAAAGAATGGACCGGCTTGATTGGAGAATTGGTGGGCGAAAAGGCAGACATGATAGTCGCACCTTTGACTATAAACCCCGAAAGAGCGGAATTCATTGAGTTCAGCAAACCTTTTAAGTACCAAGGAATAACAATATTAGAGAAGAAACCGTCCAGATCATCAACTTTGGTGTCTTTCTTGCAGCCCTTCAGTAATACCTTGTGGATCCTCGTCATGGTATCCGTGCATGTTGTCGCGTTGGTTTTGTATTTGTTGGACAGGTTTTCGCCGTTTGGCAGGTTCAAACTGGCCAATACTGATGGTACTGAGGAGGACGCGTTGAATTTGTCCAGTGCCATTTGGTTTGCCTGGGGTGTGTTACTTAACAGTGGTATTGGTGAAGGTACTCCTAGAAGTTTCTCGGCCAGAGTTTTAGGTATGGTTTGGGCAGGTTTCGCCATGATAATCGTAGCATCATACACTGCTAACTTGGCGGCTTTCCTTGTGTTGGAAAGGCCAAAAACGAAGTTGACGGGCATCAATGATGCTAGG CTGCGAAACACCATGGAAAATCTAACTTGTGCCACAGTCAAAGGGTCATCAGTTGACATGTACTTCAGAAGACAAGTTGAGTTGTCTAATATGTACAGAACAATGGAGGCCAACAATTATGATACTGCTGAAGCTGCAATTGCTGATGTTAAACAAGG CAAATTAATGGCATTTATTTGGGACAGTTCACGATTGGAGTTCGAAGCAGCTCAAGATTGTGAATTGGTAACAGCTGGAGAACTTTTTGGACGGTCCGGTTATGGAATAGGTTTACAAAAAGGTTCACCCTGGTCAGATGATGTAACTTTGGCCATATTGGACTTTCACGAAA GTGGATTTATGGAGGCATTAGACAACAAATGGATCCTACAAGGGAATTTACAACAATGTGAGCAATTTGAAAAGACACCAAATACGCTAGGGCTAAAGAACATGGCAGGGGTGTTCATATTAGTGGGCGCTGGAATTATAGGAGGTATAGGACTGATAGTCATAGAGATGGCTTACAAAAAACACCAGATTAAAAAACAGAAACGCATGGAACTGGCCAGACATGCTGCCGACAAATGGAGAGGACAAGTGGag AAACGCAAAACGTTAAGGGCCTCATCTCTACCACAACGTCGCATCAAATCCAATGGGGTCAACGATCCGGCCACAATATCATTGCAAGTGGATAAATTTCAAAGGATTAGTGGACCTCCGGAACGAGCTTGGCCAGGCGACACTGACATGAGACAAAGAAGAATTGAAGACACTGGAGTCCAACCAGTTCCCCGATATCTTCCTGGGTATACAGGGGATGTTTCACACCTCATCGTTTGA
- the LOC126265700 gene encoding antifreeze protein Maxi-like, translating into MFLRQVFLSSFVVSVTLCHSVRVKRGILEGSFGFGGYQSIEGLGGHNGLGAAQVFPSAQVAFVKPVYVHRISPAEIAAAIQAAKEASSSVMEAQHRVQQAKEDVLHQQHVASQKQAQAALALQKTEAAAAVQQQEAKSAATALVQAQQRLAQAKAEVAEQQRIASAKESHAAAVIQKSAHAAAVDIQKTDDIARKISQIQSSGSSALRQAAASKQGSLTATSAAVAAAAEHGTGNSYEVSPNGPWFGKNVVHLQPWG; encoded by the exons ATGTTTCTCAGAcag GTATTTTTATCTTCATTCGTGGTTAGTGTAACACTGTGCCACTCAGTAAGAGTGAAGAGAGGCATCTTGGAGGGTTCCTTCGGCTTTGGAGGCTACCAATCCATCGAGGGACTTGGAGGGCACAACGGTTTAGGTGCAGCTCAGGTCTTTCCATCTGCTCAAGTAGCATTCGTCAAACCTGTATAT GTTCATAGAATTTCCCCGGCGGAGATTGCCGCCGCAATCCAAGCCGCCAAGGAAGCTTCGTCGAGTGTCATGGAAGCTCAGCACCGCGTTCAACAAGCCAAGGAGGATGTCCTTCATCAACAGCATGTGGCTAGTCAAAAACAAGCTCAGGCTGCTTTAGCACTACAAAAAACTGAAGCTGCTGCTGCAG TCCAACAACAAGAAGCAAAGTCAGCTGCCACTGCTTTGGTCCAAGCCCAACAACGACTTGCTCAAGCCAAAGCTGAAGTGGCCGAACAACAACGGATTGCTTCAGCTAAGGAGTCGCACGCAGCTGCTGTTATACAAAAAAGTGCCCATGCTGCCGCTGTAGATATACAAAAGACTG ATGATATAGCACGGAAGATTTCACAAATTCAGTCTTCAGGCAGTTCCGCTCTACGTCAAGCGGCGGCGTCCAAACAAGGTTCCTTGACTGCGACGTCCGCAGCCGTTGCCGCAGCTGCGGAGCACGGTACCGGAAATTCCTATGAAGTGTCTCCGAATGGTCCTTGGTTCGGCAAGAATGTTGTTCATTTGCAGCCATGGGGATAG